A window of Candidatus Bathyarchaeota archaeon contains these coding sequences:
- a CDS encoding MarR family transcriptional regulator yields MVDLAPVVLGILLATTAVASIEYYRQVRKAQKEYEKARNFVEDLVLSFNRELKREADKVELISFKVEGSLSKADASLDKIDTIEKRVMPLEEKIGTINQTISETFSQNSNSVLSGLTGLEAKIKDIETAQEDLRIKISGIEEQIQKGTLTPQEITSAPVIPIKRDKAMAALTDTEIAVLEMLSKEGAKTAPEIKERVQLSREHTARLMKKLYEEGYLERESGKIPFRYSIKKEMENLMQKTEPQSPSSTG; encoded by the coding sequence ATGGTTGACTTAGCACCAGTAGTCTTAGGCATTCTATTGGCAACAACAGCGGTAGCGTCAATTGAGTATTATCGGCAGGTGCGCAAGGCACAAAAGGAATATGAGAAAGCCAGAAACTTTGTGGAGGACCTTGTGTTAAGTTTCAACAGGGAACTTAAACGGGAAGCAGACAAGGTAGAGTTAATTTCGTTTAAGGTTGAAGGAAGTCTCTCTAAGGCTGACGCGAGCTTAGACAAGATAGACACTATAGAGAAAAGAGTAATGCCTCTTGAAGAAAAAATAGGAACTATAAACCAAACAATATCAGAAACGTTCTCTCAGAACAGCAACAGCGTCCTATCGGGACTAACGGGGTTGGAAGCTAAAATAAAAGACATCGAAACCGCTCAAGAGGACTTGAGGATAAAAATATCAGGGATAGAAGAGCAGATCCAAAAAGGCACATTGACACCCCAAGAAATCACCAGTGCCCCTGTTATACCTATCAAGCGTGACAAAGCAATGGCCGCCCTCACTGACACAGAAATTGCAGTGCTGGAAATGTTGTCAAAGGAGGGCGCGAAAACGGCGCCTGAAATTAAGGAGAGGGTTCAGCTTAGCCGAGAGCACACAGCACGGTTGATGAAGAAACTCTATGAGGAAGGCTATCTGGAGCGGGAATCGGGTAAAATTCCGTTCAGGTATAGCATCAAAAAAGAAATGGAAAACTTGATGCAGAAGACCGAGCCCCAATCACCGTCTTCTACAGGATAA